The Hypanus sabinus isolate sHypSab1 chromosome 3, sHypSab1.hap1, whole genome shotgun sequence genome contains a region encoding:
- the LOC132390865 gene encoding deoxycytidine kinase-like isoform X1 → MELPPSKRSRANSCSNVLRRVSIEGNIGNFTAAGKSTLIQILAEASQDWDVVLEPIARWCCSIQTDKEDSEELTASQKCGGNLLQMMYKKPERWSYTFQNYACLSRTRSQLRSLSDKLKDSANPVQFFERSLYSDRYVFATNLYESHCINKMEWIIYQDWHGWIHNWFGNQLKLDGIIYLRATPEVRLLSGHSRSFCSYSPRILQQCSQNVKLHNICHQEVQGQQVQGDTATCRFPFKSLGKYIVSHWYVLEHPLQQRCEGTFTRKTAVVQGSTS, encoded by the exons ATGGAACTGCCTCCCAGCAAACGGAGCCGTGCTAACTCTTGCAGCAACGTCCTCAGGAGGGTCTCCATCGAGGGGAATATAG GTAATTTTACAGCTGCAGGAAAATCAACGCTGATTCAGATTCTAGCAGAAGCAAGCCAGGACTGGGATGTGGTGCTGGAACCCATCGCCCGTTGGTGTTGCAGTATTCAAACTGACAAAGAAGACTCCGAG GAGCTGACAGCATCTCAGAAGTGTGGAGGCAACCTCCTGCAGATGATGTACAAGAAGCCAGAGCGATGGTCCTACACCTTCCAGAACTACGCCTGCCTGAGCAGGACCCGCTCGCAGCTCAGGTCCCTCAGCGACAAGCTGAAGGACTCAGCCAACCCGGTTCAGTTCTTCGAGCGGTCTCTCTATAGTGACAG GTATGTCTTTGCAACTAACCTGTACGAATCCCATTGCATCAACAAGATGGAGTGGATTATCTACCAGGACTGGCATGGCTGGATACACAACTGGTTTGGAAATCAGCTCAAACTTGATGGCATCATCTACCTCCGAGCGACCCCTGAGGTGAGGCTCTTGTCTGGTCATTCAAGGTCTTTCTGCAGTTACTCACCCAGGATACTCCAGCAGTGTTCACAAAACGTGAAGCTCCATAACATTTGCCACCAAGAAGTGCAGGGACAACAGGTGCAGGGGGACACCGCCACCTGCAGGTTCCCCTTTAAGTCGCTTGGAAAATATATTGTGAGTCACTGGTACGTGCTGGAACACCCTCTCCAACAACGCTGTGAGGGCACCTTCACCAGaaagactgcagtggttcaaggaaGTACCTCATAA
- the LOC132390865 gene encoding deoxycytidine kinase-like isoform X2 — protein sequence MELPPSKRSRANSCSNVLRRVSIEGNIAAGKSTLIQILAEASQDWDVVLEPIARWCCSIQTDKEDSEELTASQKCGGNLLQMMYKKPERWSYTFQNYACLSRTRSQLRSLSDKLKDSANPVQFFERSLYSDRYVFATNLYESHCINKMEWIIYQDWHGWIHNWFGNQLKLDGIIYLRATPEVRLLSGHSRSFCSYSPRILQQCSQNVKLHNICHQEVQGQQVQGDTATCRFPFKSLGKYIVSHWYVLEHPLQQRCEGTFTRKTAVVQGSTS from the exons ATGGAACTGCCTCCCAGCAAACGGAGCCGTGCTAACTCTTGCAGCAACGTCCTCAGGAGGGTCTCCATCGAGGGGAATATAG CTGCAGGAAAATCAACGCTGATTCAGATTCTAGCAGAAGCAAGCCAGGACTGGGATGTGGTGCTGGAACCCATCGCCCGTTGGTGTTGCAGTATTCAAACTGACAAAGAAGACTCCGAG GAGCTGACAGCATCTCAGAAGTGTGGAGGCAACCTCCTGCAGATGATGTACAAGAAGCCAGAGCGATGGTCCTACACCTTCCAGAACTACGCCTGCCTGAGCAGGACCCGCTCGCAGCTCAGGTCCCTCAGCGACAAGCTGAAGGACTCAGCCAACCCGGTTCAGTTCTTCGAGCGGTCTCTCTATAGTGACAG GTATGTCTTTGCAACTAACCTGTACGAATCCCATTGCATCAACAAGATGGAGTGGATTATCTACCAGGACTGGCATGGCTGGATACACAACTGGTTTGGAAATCAGCTCAAACTTGATGGCATCATCTACCTCCGAGCGACCCCTGAGGTGAGGCTCTTGTCTGGTCATTCAAGGTCTTTCTGCAGTTACTCACCCAGGATACTCCAGCAGTGTTCACAAAACGTGAAGCTCCATAACATTTGCCACCAAGAAGTGCAGGGACAACAGGTGCAGGGGGACACCGCCACCTGCAGGTTCCCCTTTAAGTCGCTTGGAAAATATATTGTGAGTCACTGGTACGTGCTGGAACACCCTCTCCAACAACGCTGTGAGGGCACCTTCACCAGaaagactgcagtggttcaaggaaGTACCTCATAA